The DNA region ctttactctaatttttatgtaaattaagGTGTCTTTTCTGGGAATGGATGTTTTGGACAAAACGCAGCCAAATTCTCACTAACCCGCGAGGCTTTGGGCATTCACAATCCTGTCTACAATATATCTATATGGGTGGGTCCATACCGATACCATaccaaattttcggtataccaaaaattcaatATCATAAATTTTTATAGTCACCAAGAATAAGAATGAAATCAACAATAAATAACAATATTCGGTGTAatgaaaattcggtatgattaATTTTTGTAGTCACCAAGATCAACCAATAAATAACAATTTCATTCCTTTTATATTCCTTTTCACTACTAAGTAAGAAAATGGAAAGGAATCATCAatcaattctcatcttcattccatTCATTCCTTATTCTATTTCATCATAGTAGTATGATCTAAGAGTGTAAAGATTTCAAATTTTCTATATCTTTAATAAAGATTTTCAAAGTTCTAAGTCAACGCTATGCTCATTATGTTAAGATTCGAAAGCTCAATCTTAAAACttgttaattaaattttatttagttaaatcttgttaaaatatactcatttcGTCACAAGGTAGACACATAATTTTAGGAGATATTTTTTTGTGTTGAGTGAAAAGAgagaattaatttttatatttagtgtgagagaaaaaaaatttgaaaagaagaaacgtcacattttgtcatatgtaacaaactaaaataaaaaagtgttaTATCAGTGgtattatttttcaataaggatttataaaatttaaattaattttaatttgtcaaTGTTGAAAATTAGTTATGGCCGTGATCGTACACCTGGTTACGTAAGGAAAATTTCCAATTTCAGGTGCATGGAAATCTTAATTAGAGAAAAATTACTATAACTGTATAGCAGTATAGGCATATTCttacttcattttttattataaagtgTCTCCAGCCAGACAGTTATTCACTTATTGTAGAAGCATAAACATGGTGGAGGCCAAAGTCCAAACTAAAGAACTAAGAGAGTTGTTGGAATTGTTGAGATACTTGAAAATGGAAGCTAAAATATCAGATGGCTGACTTGGTTGAATTACATGCTGGAGACCCTCCAAACCAAAATGAGATATAGAAGAAGTAGTGGTGGGGTTGGAGGACTCACAAGGATACATGTATGATTTGGATGGGGAAGACAGCTTCGTGCATGGGTATGCTTCACAGTGCCGATCCAAGTAAGTATCCAAACTGTCGCAAGGTCTGGCATGCTTCAGGAAAATGTGGCACCTTCTCCAGCTTCACGTCCGAGAATCCACATTGCTGGTTTGTTCATTGTACTCCGAGGCAGGGACTTGAAGGTCGCCGGCCGTTCTTGATCACCTCAACTTGTACATAGCCACCAAATCATGTGGAGTAGTAATTATTGGAAAAGATTTACCTAAGCTAATAGGAAAACCAAAGGAGATTGGCTGTTTCTCCTTCATATATCATAGCTACTCTAATTTAATTGCGAAAAGAGGGTACATAAATCATCTtgaatttttggtatatttaATTACTTAGCATTTCCCCCTTGCTATCATTTGATGCTCGTTAAGTAAGAGCTCTCTTACTACTTGCATATCTTAAAAGGAGAAGTACATTTTTCCAAATGTTTTAATCTTTACTAAGTGGAGTACAAAATATTGCTCTACATTTCAACATAAAGCAAAAACAGAGGATCTACGGCCACTCAAGGAATTTGCAACCTTGGAGCAATGATGGGAGGTACGTCTGAGACGCCGCCCCGTcgggatcgtcgggtggataaGCATACCCCTCGCCGTACCCGAGCTCCTTCATCAGCTTCGTCGGCGCGTTCCTCAGATGAATCGGCACCCTCTCGTTCTGCCCCGCGGACTCCCTCACCGCCTTCTGCGCTGCTCCGAACGCGCGGTAGACGGCCACCGACTTCGGCGCGAGCGCAAGGTACGCAGCGCAGTGCGCCAGCACGACGCCGCACTCGGGCATCCCGATAAAATGGCACGCCTGGTGGCATGCCACGGCATGCCCCAGAGCGTGCGAGTCCGCAAGGCCGACGTCCTCCGACGCAAACCGGATGAGGCGCCGCGCGACGTAGAGCGGCTCCTCACCGCCCTCAAGCATCCGCGCGAGCCAGTAGATGGCCGCGTCGGCGTCGCCCCCACGCATCGACTTGTGGAGCGCGGAGATGAGGTTGTAGTGCTCCTCGCCCGCGCGGTCGTAGGCGAGGTGCTTGCACTGGAGGGCTTCCTTTACGTCACCGCAGGCGACGTAAAGGCGGCGGTCCAGTGCAGGTGCTCGGGCGGCCGCCGTGGTGGCGGCGGCCTCGAGTGCGTTGAGGGCAACGCGGGCGTCGCCATCGCAGTTTAGAGAGAGGAATTCGACTGCGGAATCTTCGATTTCGACGGTGGTGGCATTGATAGTAGCTAGGATTCCTCTTTGTGAATCAATTGATGCTTGTTTGATGAGGGTGGAGAGATGGGGGGGCTGGAGGGGGCTGAGGGTGAGGACTCGGCAGCGAGAGAGCAGCGGCGTGATGAGGTGGAAAGAGGGGTTTTCAGTGGTGGCGCCGACGAAGACGATGCTGCCGTCTTCGATGACGGGGAGGAAGGAGTCTTGCTGAGCTTTGTTGAAGCGGTGGACTTCGTCGAGGAAAAGGAGGGTTCTTTTGGCGCTGCGGCGGCGGGCTGAGTCGACGGCGTCGCGGACCTCTTTGACGCCGGCGGTGACGGCGGAGAGGGAGACGAAGCGGTAGGAGGCGGAAGGGGGGCAGGAGGAGACAAGGGCGCGGGCGATGGAGGTCTTGCCGGTGCCAGGAGGGCCCCAGAGGATGACGGAGGGGAGGCGGCcgcgggcggcggcggagcgGAGGAGGGAATCGGCGGAGAGGAGGTGGTCCTGGCCCAGCACCTCGTCGAGCGAGCGCGGCCGCATCCGCTCGGACAGTGGCGCGCGCGGCGGTTCTGGTTGAATTTCCGGGGATCTGGGTCGCTTTTGGCGGTGGATCAAATCTGGGGAGTGTTGGATTTTGTCAATTAGGGTTTTTTGGGGGTTTTTGAGATCTGTTTTGGGATTGGGATTAGGATTGAGATTGAAGAATCGGTTGATTTTGGGCTGGATATTGGGAAGGGTGGAATCGAGAGGTGGTGGTGGGGCTTGAGGAAGGTGGGGGTGGTTGTTGTTGAGGAGGAAATCGGTGGCTTTGTGGATATCGCCGCCGCAGGAGGAGAGGGCATGGGCGGCGGAGTCAGCGGCGAAGCCCATGCCTAGGAGCTGCTCAAGTGCTGCATCCGCCTccattttttttagttgaagAAAGTGGTGATAATTATTTTCCATCTTAATGGAATGATATGTACCCTAATTTTCCCGCTCTTTTCGGTGACTTTTGATGTTTTTGGAAAATTGTTCGTCTTCATTATGATAATTGACAGCATTGGATTATATTCTTGAACGTGGTGGAAGCCTCATTTGGTAAAATTGTCGAGTGTAATTGaagtaattaaaaaattaaattacttataagagcatccacaatatgaatagcccagcaatagcccagttatagcctagccacaaactccttctggcacatcatcaacactaaaaatccacCTGCctcatcataaatagcccaacaatagtctagccacatcataaaatagcccagccacatcaatagtcacatcactaataacaattatataaaaataaaataattaacaatcacacaatatacggaatttaatttacgagacatatacgagaaacattaataatactattaaaattttaaaaagtacaataatttaaaaaaattacaataattaacaaaaaagtacaataattcactcctctgctccgtcgtcgtctcctccgtcgttgtcggcaccatcgcctccgcctccgtcgccaccatcgcctccgtcgccgccgccgcctctactcccggcgGCTTCCCTCCatgccgcctccaaatcctcctgcatgctcaggagcaatgtttgaagcaaactcttctccacggggtccaccgccgcccgccattcggccatcgtcttgaccatctgagcggcgtttgttgacgcgcgaagaatttgagatccgctgtggattggccaaggggggatgccgactggacctcctgggaacccccggcgaccccctctcgcctcccgttgagcccgcttgTGCCCAACTGGGCGAGTTCGAtgagcgaacgaacgaggggtcgggacctcctgggccgtctcggggaggtcgtgggaaccaccgctgctgccgctgaaatcaccggtatagttcagtcgttgcttcttcggccagccagcgtcgacacctactcggaacttctcagagtcgttcagcacaagatagcagttccagtaggtgaagtccttatacacccccttcagggggaaggctttctccgctatcctcctgcagtcttcctccgtttggccactgttaatcatgcggagggcgttggtgtacaagcccgaaaatcaggagaccgcagccctgattcggtcccaccccttccggcattcctccccggtgcatcgcaaaacctctggtaggctgctgctatcttgccccacaagttgacgatcctctggttgttcgaaacgagaggatcgttgcaaacactcacccacgccttggccagcgcgacgttctccgcgtccgtccacctcctccgtaccgagctgtcgtcctcacccggctgcgaggactcgccgaccctcttccccttgtttttcttctttggggcgccacgaccccgccctgcgccccccgtttgaacgggagcatccggaacaccgagaagatctAACCCCAAttcatcgaaggagaaagtgtcaaatTGGGGCAACGGTTGCGCCTCCGTTGGgttcgatgtgtgcgacgaaccagtcgaaaaatcgaaactggggcgatagacgtcccccggcgtccccccggcgccggtacccccccccccccccggcgtcccctacGTTGCCTGtacccccccgggcatcatctgcatcccgggtgcccaccccggcatcgcctgaaaccccccggcggactccccccggTTGGCATCCCggacatcatctgctgccactggtacatgttgtagtatggtggcatctgactccatccacttcccacggggaccgggggagtttgagcttgagacccgctactccctgaagtaggctcgttgttgagatccatttaccgttgttgatcttgtatagaaatttagatagagagagtactcgttaaaacaagtggtgcgaatgaaaatgacgtgcaaggcgtgtatatatagtgtttcggaaaaaaaaaattcgcgctaggcgatccggacacTGCAATAGGGcagagcggatcgcccagcgcaccacctagcgccacggaaccaccgagcgctaggcggttttttaaTCCGGAAACCGTTAGGCagttgcaatagatcgcctagcgccgacgctcggctaagcggtgcgctagacgctattgtggatgctctaatactcATTTGTttcacaagaatatacactcaTTCATTCTTAATCCGtttagaaatttttttaattactcttttctctctatatctctattactttattaattttgcattaaaactcgtgcttaACCCAAAGCGCATATTCTTTTGAGACAGAGGAAGTactactaataattcatttttatttattgtttatcATTTGCAGTCAACTATTTTATCTAATCAGGAATTGTAATGATAATTATACAATAATTACTTTAAGTACCATAATTATACaatctctatgtgcgtttttgcACGATTAATGACTAACATAGACCTGGAATTGAAAGGAACAAGCAAGGTTCGAAATAGAATGAATATGCGTTCGTTTATtccttaattaaataaaatacaacgtATTAGATTCCGAGCTATGTCTTAGCttacaaaaatatataataataaaaatagagGAAAATAATACACAAGAATGTCGAGGTGAAAACAACGTGAATTTTTCCCTAACTAAAACGTTCAGCTACACTTGTTcgagaaagaaaaggagaagaGCAAAACAAAAAAAGGACCCTATCCTATTACAACGCTAGGAACGCCAACTTCGGGCCTCTCTGTTAGGCCCGGATTTCGGCATGATTTTTGATGGACTGTTGGGCCCGGATCAGCCGAGGGTGGTCAGTTCCCTTGCCCCTGcagaacacaaacaaaacaagCAAAAAACACTTAAGATGCTAAGGCAATCAGCCACCTATACTTAGAAGTTAAGAACAAGCACTACCTTCTCAATAATGAGGATGAGCCTTGCCTAAAGAGGGCAAGGTCAGCCCTGCAACTCCTGCACTCCCTAGCCTGGCAAAGGCTGCCACGAGACAAACAAGGCAGCCTCTCCAGCTGCAACAACCGACAAATCATACCTCTGCCCCTTCTTGTGCACCTGCCACAACAAACAAGCCTCATTATTAGCCAAGTACTAGGTATTTCAGGTGGGAACAAGATGGAATTAATTAGCAAGTACCTAAGTACTCcaattttcggtaaggtatcataccttaccgaaaccatcatactgtataccttaccgaaaattcgatatgaaaaaaaatcatacctttaccttaccaaaattttcggtatatcgaacatcggtataccttattttcggtatgacaaatttcaatatcgatgccataccttattttcagtatgtcatatctaaattcggtataccgtacttttgcggtataccagaGTTTTACGATATATCGGACTACAATACgacataccaaaatatcattattttgtaaataattctaaatacaaacacaaatgaaaataaaatttctaaaatacttagaaaacatgaaatttaatcaaactcaaacatattcaataaaaaaactgCAACAATTAAACTCCACGCAATCACATAACGTTCAACGATATTTGTTTGGaactaatttaactaaaatcttatatttgttttaaaCTAATTGATTCAACGATATCAAGTTTTCCTAATtgagtttatttgattttatatttacatgatTACCCGACAACTATAATGAGGCAAGATTTGATTTCTacatgtaaatatttatttgtttggtaaaagtatgaatttacttGATATAATTTGGCATATATTGATATCAGTATATACttaaaattacggtatataccatattttcggtatatacttaaaattacggtatataccgtattttcGGTACACCCCAGTATACctcggtatatgaaaattcataccgttaccgtaccgaaataaatcggtaaggtatgataccttaccgaaaattgcggtataccgaaaatccggtatttttggtattttttcgatacggtaaGAGCGGTATTTCAGTATTAACACCAAAACGTTCTCAATAGAAAGCTGCACCGGGGGCCAAGGACAAGAGATGTACAGTGCAGGAGAACAATGAATCAGCCCCCATTTAAACCCCTCATAAGCACACACTTTGCCTATTTAAGGACCCTCTCCACACCAACGAGAACCCTCTCTCACACATCTAGGAGCTGTGTTCAAACCAACCGCAGATTTCAGCAGGTAACTCATCCAACAACCAAAATTCAGGCTCATATAGCTCATAGCATCATGTAAATCACAAGCATGCAAAGACCCCATCGTTTCAGAGCTTAAGCATGATAATAACACTAGATGAGCAAGTAAAACAGTAGCAACACCATACGACACTATCCTCACAAGCCACTGCCTAAATTTTGTTGAGGGCATCCTAAATCATAACTGGAATGTAGGCGTATAGTAGAATCACTTCAATCGAACTCAAATGGTCGAACTTTTCCTACTGAATCTACAACCTAGATTTCCTAAAAATTGCATAACTTAGAGATAAGGAAATTCTACACCAAACGATAAATGATTAGGAAACTTAGCTTGAGCGAGATCGATGGACGACGGAGTACGAAAGCTGCCGTGAGGCAGCTGGGGCATGCGCCGGCATGTGCTGAGGAAGACCTGCGAGGTCAGAGGCGTGCCGGGTGCGTGACGACGGCAGCACGGCCGACCGCGGTCAAGCTCGACGGCGGTCTCCCCGAGAGGCGACGCCCCTCTTTTCTGCTCCGATGGCACCGGGACGGCGAGGCAGACGGCTTCACAGCCGCGGCGCCGGCTGGGGACGGCGGTGAACGACGGCCAGCGATCGACTAGCAGAGGAAGAAGGGGAAAGGCGACGGCGCTCGTTCGATGTCTACCTAGGGTTCAATTTCCCTCAATGAAAGGATGTATCCGATCGGTTCAGAAGTGAAAGCGACGAGAGGGGGAGGAACGGAGGGAGGTAAAGAGGGAGCTGTTGGTGAACGACGGCGGTGAACGACGGTGGTGAATCGTTGTCATCACCGAGAAGGAGGGAGAGGGAGCTAGGGCTTTCGTTTGGGAATTTTTGGAAAAGGGGGATGAAATGAGGGCTAAATTCCACAAATGGACGTTATGGGGAAAgttatccgccatttgtactcggaaaaaaaacatttcccaTCATGGGAAAGACGCAATAGCCTCTCGCGTGTTTCATTTAAACACGCGACTCCCTCTCGCGTGTTTCATTTAAACACGCTACTCCCTTTCGCGTGTTTGCCTTGAATGAGAATACGAGGCAGAAGCCCTCTTTCTTCACTCCAGCGATCCCCCGCGAAAATCGGCGAAATCAGCCTCCACCCGACGAAAATCGGAGTTAATCCAACACCTAGCTGCTCTCATTCCTCTTTTAAGTGTTGTTAGGTAAGTTTTTACCCTTAATTTCAGTTTTTGTTGGTTATAGATTAGGGTTCATGATTTCGATTTTTTGGTTGAATTGTGATgaatttgttgaattattgaaattggtgtcgaatttttgttgaattattgaaattggtgtCGAATTTTTGGTGTTGGGATGAATTAATTgtgatgaatttgtgaattattgaaattggtggcaattttttgttgaattattgaaattggtttCGAATGCTTGGTATTGGGATGAATTTGTGATGAATGTTGTGTTTAATTatgatgaatttgtgaattattgaaattggtggcaaatttttgttgaattattgaaattggtttCGAATGTTTGGTGTTGTGTTGAATTGTGAATATTAGGATGTCGCGATATGGACCAGAAGATCCTTCAGTATTGCATTATCAGCACAGTCATATATCTCGCAAGGCGTGGGCAGGCGAGGAAACAACTCCTTTCAATATTCGGCGCTTTGAGGGCCATTTTTGGGAAATAGATAATCATCACAGACGAGTGATTGATTATGTATGCAGATTTGGTTTCGGTAGTGTTTTTTACTGCGGGAAGGCTCTAGATGTAGATCATTCTTTGATCACAGCTTTGGtcgaacgttggaggccagagacacaTACATTCCATCTTCCTGTAGGGGAAACTACTATTACATTGCAGGACGTGCAAATATTATGGGCTCTACGTGTAGATGGAGTACCCTTTACAGGAAGTGGTTATTGTGACTCTGGGTGGAGGAGTTTATGTGAAGAACTGTTGGGCTTTTATCCCGTTCAAAGCGAGATGAAGGAAAACGGTATCTTGGCCTCGGCTCTAATACATAGGATGATGATTGAACCGTTACAAGATGGCCTGGAAGACGAAGCCTACATTCAACGGGCACGTATGATTGTGCTTGTGCTATTGGGAGGGTTGATATTACCCGACGGCTCAGGGTGTAAGATACCTCTCATGTGGTTGACCCAACTTCGAGATGTAGAGGCTGCCTCTCTGATTAGTTGGGCGAGTGCTGCACTTGCTACATTATACCATAATCTTTGTGAGGCGTCCATGGGCAAAAGGACAGACATTGGAGGTCCGACAGTGCTCCTACAGCTGTGGGtg from Salvia splendens isolate huo1 chromosome 9, SspV2, whole genome shotgun sequence includes:
- the LOC121746757 gene encoding ATPase WRNIP1 produces the protein MENNYHHFLQLKKMEADAALEQLLGMGFAADSAAHALSSCGGDIHKATDFLLNNNHPHLPQAPPPPLDSTLPNIQPKINRFFNLNPNPNPKTDLKNPQKTLIDKIQHSPDLIHRQKRPRSPEIQPEPPRAPLSERMRPRSLDEVLGQDHLLSADSLLRSAAARGRLPSVILWGPPGTGKTSIARALVSSCPPSASYRFVSLSAVTAGVKEVRDAVDSARRRSAKRTLLFLDEVHRFNKAQQDSFLPVIEDGSIVFVGATTENPSFHLITPLLSRCRVLTLSPLQPPHLSTLIKQASIDSQRGILATINATTVEIEDSAVEFLSLNCDGDARVALNALEAAATTAAARAPALDRRLYVACGDVKEALQCKHLAYDRAGEEHYNLISALHKSMRGGDADAAIYWLARMLEGGEEPLYVARRLIRFASEDVGLADSHALGHAVACHQACHFIGMPECGVVLAHCAAYLALAPKSVAVYRAFGAAQKAVRESAGQNERVPIHLRNAPTKLMKELGYGEGYAYPPDDPDGAASQTYLPSLLQGCKFLEWP
- the LOC121749436 gene encoding serine/threonine-protein phosphatase 7 long form homolog, whose amino-acid sequence is MSRYGPEDPSVLHYQHSHISRKAWAGEETTPFNIRRFEGHFWEIDNHHRRVIDYVCRFGFGSVFYCGKALDVDHSLITALVERWRPETHTFHLPVGETTITLQDVQILWALRVDGVPFTGSGYCDSGWRSLCEELLGFYPVQSEMKENGILASALIHRMMIEPLQDGLEDEAYIQRARMIVLVLLGGLILPDGSGCKIPLMWLTQLRDVEAASLISWASAALATLYHNLCEASMGKRTDIGGPTVLLQLWVWERMPTLRPDFVMTRIHTNNTPCALMWTGSYMINRAPKHSVRHYSEQLSILQNSQFIWMPYVDRQLPDSCLEMNNSWRSVTYMVCWAIVEAHEPERVVRQFFF